In the Haloterrigena turkmenica DSM 5511 genome, CCCACGACTGGGGCGCACCGAACGAATAACCGACGTAGAGATGGTGTATGATATTCTCGTCGTCGGTTCGGGTTCAGCGGGACTGGCAACAGGGCTGGCCGCTGGACGACGCGGGTTAGACGTAATGCTGTTCGAAAAGGAGTCGATCGGCGGAGAACTGGTAAACCGCCATACCATCGAGAATTTTCCCGGCATTCCCGGGACGACCGGACCTGTTCTCCGCTCCACTATTATCGAGCAACTCGAGGAGGACACCGTACCGATAACGCTTGCAACAGTCGAGGAAATACACGACGAGGAACCGTTCAGACTGGTAACGGATAGCGGCGAGTATCACGGACGGACTGTCGTGATCGCAGGTGGCGGTCGGCCGAGGAAACTGGACGTTCCCGGAGCAGAAGAGTACGATGGTCGCGGTATCTTCTACTGTGCGAAGTGCGACGGGCCGCTGTATGCCGAGGAAATCGTTGCTGTCTCGGGTAGCGACGAGTGGGCATTGGCGGACGCTCTTTATCTCACTAAGTACGCGTCGAAGGTCATCGTGATCGAGGAGGGAGACCGATTGATTGCCGGCGGGTCGCTTCGGGAACGCGTTGACGCGCACCCGGACATCGGGACGAAAACCGGAACCGAAATTCGAGCCGTGGAGGGTGACGATCTCCTGCAACGACTTACGCTGGTCGACGCCGACGGAAACGAGCGGAGCGAACGCGTCGGCGGGTTGTACGTTCAACAAGGTATCGAACCTCGCGGAACGTCGCTTGCCGGGAAGATGGTGACAACGACCGATTGTGGTGCAATCGTCGTTGACCAGGCGCTCGAAACGGACAGAGACGGACTCTTCGCAGCGGGTGACATTCGCCAGCATTCCTCTCGAACCATCCCCGCGGCGATCGGCGACGGTATCACAGCGTGCCAGTCGGCGGTACGACGGTTAGAAGCAAATGAGTAGCCGTCTATCCTCCAGCAGCGCTTATTTCGATGCTCAGACGAAGTGTATATCCAGTACCGGTAGTTGATCGCCTAGGTTTTTATATATAGCCGATGCATGAGTGTGCGAGACGATAACGTGGAACAAAACAAGTCACTGCCGGTACTTGTTGCTGCGTGGTCGGGGGACCACTGGAGAGAGCGACGATGGATATCGATTCCGCGATTTTCCACGTGCGTCTCAAGAGCCGATCCATAACCCATGCCAGAATACGATTTCAGCGGTCAGGTGGCGTTCGTCACCGGGGCCGCACGCGGACAGGGGCGATCACACGCGAAACTATACGCCGAACACGGCGCTGATGTAGTTATCGTCGACGTCTGTGACAGTATGGATTCGATTCCGTACAATCTCGGCACCCGTGACGAACTCGATTCAGTCGTCGAAGCGGTCGAAGACCGCGGTCAAGATGCGCTCGCTCTCGAGTGCGATGTCTCCAACGAAGCAGACGTCGAGGAGGCGGTCGATCAGGCGATCGAGGAGTTCGGCCGAATCGATTTCCTCGCGAACAACGCCGGCATCTTCACGCTCTCCGAGGCAGTGGAGATGAGCGAAGCGGAGTGGGACAGGGTTCTCGACACGAATCTCAAAGGCGTCTGGTTGTGTGCGAAACACGTCGGCAAACACATGATCGAGCGCGGCGACGGCGGGAAGATTATCAACACGTCCTCCGGATACGGGCTCGTCGGCGGCCTCCTGGAGGGACACTACACTGCATCTAAACACGGCGTAAACGGATTGACGAAGACGTTAGCGCTGGAACTCGCCGAATACGATATCAACGTTAACGCCGTCGCACCGACCGGCGTCGACACGCCGATGATGGAGGAGTTCGTCGAGGTGTACGGCGACGAGATTCTCGACGAGGTCGTGGAACTCACCGGCCCGTGGAACATCTTCGGGGGCGGCATGATCGAGTCACGAGATATCAGCGAAGCGTATATGTGGCTCTCGAGCGACGCGTCCCGGTACGTGACTGGGATCACACTGCCGGTCGACGCGGGGCTCAGTGCGAAGTAACCGTCCCGCTCGGTCCCTCCGCGGCTTCCGTTTTAGCCGTTCTGAGAACGCTTCGGTGAGACGCCGAAACCGATCTGGGTGCGTGAACACTCCTGTCCGTCGTGTGGCTTTAAAACGGATAGGGACGCGAATGCGGCGATGAACGTCCTACAACGTGGCTTTTCTGAACTAGGGCTGGGATGGCCCGAAGAAACGCCTGTGGAGACTGTGACCGCTACGGATACTGCTGACTTTCAGCGTCTGTCTGCAAGTCACGGCATCGAAACAGGAAGCCTAACCTCGTGAGAGCAGGATTCCCCGCGCACGGTGGCGCGGGGTAACATTCAAACTCGTCCCCGTGGATAATGGACGGACGAATGAACGCCGCGATCCTCACCGTGGGCGACGAACTGCTGGCCGGCGACGTCGAGAACACCAACGCCACGTGGCTCGCATCGCGACTCGCCGACCGCGGCGTCGTCGTGGGGGAGATACGCGTCGTCCCCGACGACGCGGCGCTCATCGCGACCGCAGTACGAGAGTTCACCGACCGGTTCGACGCGACGATCGTCACCGGCGGCCTCGGATCGACCCCCGACGACGTGACGCTCGAGGGGGTGGCGAGAGCGTTCGACGTTTCGCTCGAGCGCGACGACGAGGTGCGATCG is a window encoding:
- a CDS encoding NAD(P)/FAD-dependent oxidoreductase; the protein is MVYDILVVGSGSAGLATGLAAGRRGLDVMLFEKESIGGELVNRHTIENFPGIPGTTGPVLRSTIIEQLEEDTVPITLATVEEIHDEEPFRLVTDSGEYHGRTVVIAGGGRPRKLDVPGAEEYDGRGIFYCAKCDGPLYAEEIVAVSGSDEWALADALYLTKYASKVIVIEEGDRLIAGGSLRERVDAHPDIGTKTGTEIRAVEGDDLLQRLTLVDADGNERSERVGGLYVQQGIEPRGTSLAGKMVTTTDCGAIVVDQALETDRDGLFAAGDIRQHSSRTIPAAIGDGITACQSAVRRLEANE
- a CDS encoding mycofactocin-coupled SDR family oxidoreductase; the encoded protein is MPEYDFSGQVAFVTGAARGQGRSHAKLYAEHGADVVIVDVCDSMDSIPYNLGTRDELDSVVEAVEDRGQDALALECDVSNEADVEEAVDQAIEEFGRIDFLANNAGIFTLSEAVEMSEAEWDRVLDTNLKGVWLCAKHVGKHMIERGDGGKIINTSSGYGLVGGLLEGHYTASKHGVNGLTKTLALELAEYDINVNAVAPTGVDTPMMEEFVEVYGDEILDEVVELTGPWNIFGGGMIESRDISEAYMWLSSDASRYVTGITLPVDAGLSAK